A region from the Anomaloglossus baeobatrachus isolate aAnoBae1 chromosome 11, aAnoBae1.hap1, whole genome shotgun sequence genome encodes:
- the LOC142256569 gene encoding phospholipase A2 inhibitor 31 kDa subunit-like has product MKNLATLLCIISALVISVFSYKCYSCWSRNSTTCQESEIECLGDRCMTCSQHFKLAGYEYKSIFKGCANETLCGAHGSGMAENTKYRFSSHCCNGHLCNNQTYKTLEDNFTTNGVQCPLSMCTETLEECKSDKVVNCTGSMDRCLDYRATIRDPYGRDRNYSCKGCINSDACEYNFDSKIVAEETRRVFLKC; this is encoded by the exons ATGAAGAACCTGGCCACATTGCTTTGCATCATCTCTGCTCTTGTCATCTCAG TCTTTTCATATAAATGTTACTCGTGTTGGTCACGCAACTCTACAACATGTCAGGAATCTGAGATTGAATGTCTTGGAGATCGATGTATGACCTGCTCCCAACACTTTAAACTTG CTGGATATGAGTATAAGTCAATATTCAAAGGTTGTGCCAATGAAACTTTGTGTGGCGCCCATGGCTCAGGAATGGCGGAAAATACAAAATATCGATTTTCTTCACATTGCTGCAATGGACACTTGTGCAACAATCAAACATATAAAA CTCTTGAAGACAATTTTACAACAAATGGTGTACAATGTCCATTGTCCATGTGTACCGAGACTTTAGAGGAATGTAAGAGTGACAAGGTAGTTAACTGCACTGGATCCATGGACCGATGTCTAGACTACAGGGCAACAATAAGGGATCCAT ATGGGAGAGATAGAAATTATTCTTGCAAAGGTTGTATTAATTCTGACGCCTGCGAATACAACTTCGACAGCAAGATTGTCGCTGAAGAAACACGCAGGGTATTCCTTAAGTGTTAG
- the LOC142256462 gene encoding phospholipase A2 inhibitor and Ly6/PLAUR domain-containing protein-like, producing MKNLAILVCVISAFVISVFSYKCYSCWSRNSTTCEESETECLGDRCMTAFQDFKLDGNVYKSMLKGCANETMCGMNGSAMAENTKFLFVSHCCNGHLCNNQKYQPPQDNLTTNGVKCPLSMCTETLEECKSDKEVNCTGSMDRCLEYRATVRDPYGRDRNYSCKGCTDSVACKYNFDSKIVAEEVHRVLFKC from the exons ATGAAGAACCTGGCCATATTGGTTTGCGTTATCTCTGCTTTTGTCATCTCAG TTTTTTCCTATAAATGTTACTCGTGTTGGTCCCGCAACTCTACAACATGTGAGGAGTCTGAGACTGAATGTCTTGGAGATCGATGTATGACCGCCTTCCAAGACTTTAAACTTG ATGGAAATGTGTATAAGTCAATGTTGAAAGGTTGTGCCAATGAAACTATGTGTGGAATGAATGGCTCAGCAATGGCGGAAAATACTAAATTTCTATTTGTATCCCATTGCTGCAATGGACACTTGTGCAACAATCAAAAATATCAAC CTCCTCAAGACAATTTAACAACAAATGGTGTAAAATGTCCATTGTCCATGTGTACCGAAACTTTAGAAGAATGTAAGAGTGACAAGGAGGTCAACTGCACTGGATCCATGGACCGATGTCTAGAATACAGGGCAACAGTGAGGGATCCAT ATGGGAGAGATAGAAATTATTCTTGCAAAGGTTGTACCGATTCTGTCGCCTGCAAATACAACTTCGACAGCAAGATTGTCGCTGAAGAAGTACACAGGGTGTTATTTAAATGTTAG
- the LOC142255700 gene encoding phospholipase A2 inhibitor and Ly6/PLAUR domain-containing protein-like — protein MKNLATLLYIISALVISVFSYKCYSCCSYNSTTCNVSETECLGDRCMAAFQDFKIEGNEFKSILKGCANETMCGINGSATAKNSKFLFESHCCKGHLCNNQTYETPEDNLTTNGVTCPLSMCPGTLEDCKSEKEVNCTGSMDRCVDYRGTLKDPNGRESNYSAKGCTNSVACKYNFDSQILTEEIHRVFLKC, from the exons ATGAAGAACCTGGCCACATTGCTTTACATCATCTCTGCTCTTGTCATCTCAG TCTTTTCCTATAAATGTTACTCGTGTTGTTCTTACAACTCTACAACATGTAATGTGTCTGAGACTGAATGTCTTGGAGATCGATGTATGGCCGCCTTCCAAGACTTTAAAATTG AGGGAAATGAGTTTAAGTCAATATTAAAAGGTTGTGCCAATGAAACTATGTGTGGAATAAATGGCTCAGCAACAGCGAAAAATTCTAAATTTCTATTTGAATCACATTGCTGCAAAGGACACTTGTGCAACAATCAAACATATGAAA CTCCTGAAGACAATTTAACAACAAATGGTGTAACATGTCCATTGTCCATGTGTCCCGGAACTTTAGAGGATTGTAAGAGTGAAAAGGAGGTCAACTGCACTGGATCCATGGACCGATGTGTAGACTACAGAGGGACATTGAAGGATCCAA ATGGGAGAGAGAGCAATTATTCTGCCAAAGGTTGTACTAATTCTGTCGCCTGCAAATACAACTTTGACAGCCAGATTCTCACTGAAGAAATACACAGGGTGTTCCTTAAGTGTTAG